A single Sciurus carolinensis chromosome 15, mSciCar1.2, whole genome shotgun sequence DNA region contains:
- the LOC124965310 gene encoding uncharacterized protein C11orf98-like yields the protein MSNFQVLWFMELYHFSGTGPWDDKGSVNCGLHTASPGGTHGGSRGKINWPQTELKKKLFKHWWVLNGEKQLRHQVVRAVIDEGLITRHHLKKWASSARGNITLSGKKCGKLLLKIWLAQKEKVAMEVEVPSKPARTSEPQPKRQKKIKPPQDVDMENLENES from the exons ATGAGTAATTTCCAGGTGCTGTGGTTCATGGAACTCTACCACTTCTCTGGTACCGGGCCCTGGGATGACAAGGGCAGTGTCAATTGTGGCCTCCAT ACAGCATCTCCAGGAGGAACCCATGGGGGGTCCAGGGGGAAGATTAACTGGCCCCAAACGGAACTGAAGAAGAAGCTGTTCAAGCACTGGTGGGTGTTAAATGGAGAGAAGCAACTGAGGCATCAGGTGGTCAGAGCTGTGATAGATGAAGGGCTGATCACACGGCATCACCTCAAGAAGTGGGCATCCAGTGCACGTGGCAATATTACTCTGTCAGGGAAGAAATGTGGAAAACTCCTGCTGAAGATCTGGCTTGCTCAGAAAGAAAAGGTAGCAATGGAAGTTGAAGTCCCTTCAAAACCAGCCAGGACTAGTGAACCACAGCCCAAACGACAGAAGAAGATCAAACCCCCCCAGGATGTAGACATGGAGAATCTTGAGAATGAGAGCTAA